One Pseudomonas brassicacearum genomic region harbors:
- a CDS encoding SDR family oxidoreductase yields the protein MSDIQNKVVVITGASSGIGEAAARLLAARGARVVLGARRVERLQALVQELEGAGQQAVCKAVDVTRRDDVQNLIDFAVERFGKVDVIINNAGVMPLSKLEALKVEEWDRMIDVNIRGVLHGIAAGLPLMQRQRSGQFINIASIGAYAVSPTAAVYCATKYAVRAISEGLRQEVGGDVRVTVISPGVTESELAESISDEGGRAEMREFRRISIPAEAIARAIAYAIEQPADVDVSELIVRPTASPF from the coding sequence ATGTCCGATATCCAAAACAAAGTCGTAGTCATCACCGGTGCCAGCAGTGGAATTGGCGAAGCTGCTGCACGGCTGCTGGCGGCCCGGGGCGCTCGTGTTGTACTGGGGGCGCGACGTGTCGAGCGCTTGCAGGCGTTGGTCCAGGAGCTCGAAGGCGCCGGCCAGCAGGCCGTCTGCAAAGCCGTGGACGTGACTCGCCGCGATGATGTCCAGAACCTGATCGATTTCGCTGTCGAGCGTTTCGGCAAAGTCGACGTCATCATCAACAACGCCGGGGTCATGCCCCTCTCCAAACTTGAGGCGCTGAAAGTCGAGGAGTGGGACCGCATGATCGACGTCAACATCCGTGGCGTGCTCCACGGCATCGCGGCCGGCCTGCCCTTGATGCAGCGCCAGCGCAGCGGCCAGTTCATCAACATCGCGTCCATTGGTGCCTATGCCGTCAGCCCGACCGCTGCCGTGTATTGCGCCACCAAGTATGCCGTGCGGGCGATTTCCGAAGGCCTGCGCCAGGAGGTCGGCGGTGATGTGCGGGTGACAGTGATTTCCCCCGGGGTCACGGAGTCGGAGCTGGCCGAGAGTATTTCCGATGAGGGTGGCCGTGCCGAAATGCGCGAATTCCGCCGAATCTCGATTCCTGCCGAAGCGATTGCCCGGGCGATTGCCTACGCCATCGAGCAACCGGCAGATGTGGACGTCAGCGAACTGATTGTGCGGCCAACCGCCAGCCCGTTCTGA
- a CDS encoding AraC family transcriptional regulator, with the protein MSVSTSIHIAADDGVNQRRAELAALMKRFAPEYGVHPTAIEALHLIRSDQPSEALHVVHKPGLCVIIEGRKEVRLADECYVYDPLNYLVVSVTLPLAGQVIEASPERPYLCIRLDIDPAQICRLIADASPIGVPVQRAGRGLFLDRIDAPLLDAMLRLLRLLDSPDDIPTLAPLAQQEIFYRLLRGAQGQRLHEIAIPDTQTHRISRAIEWLNTHYAEPLSIDSLAQMINLSPSALHHRFKAVTAMSPLQYQKQLRLQEARRLLLAENSDVSSIGYKMGYESPSQFSREYSRLFGASPSKDIARLRALALQASST; encoded by the coding sequence ATGTCGGTATCCACGTCCATCCACATTGCGGCTGATGACGGCGTCAATCAGCGTCGCGCCGAACTGGCGGCGCTGATGAAGCGTTTCGCGCCGGAATACGGCGTCCACCCCACGGCCATCGAGGCCTTGCACCTGATCCGCAGCGATCAGCCGAGCGAAGCCTTGCACGTCGTGCACAAGCCCGGTCTGTGCGTGATCATCGAGGGGCGCAAGGAAGTGCGCCTGGCCGATGAATGCTACGTGTATGACCCGCTCAACTACCTGGTGGTCTCGGTGACCCTGCCGTTGGCCGGCCAGGTGATTGAAGCCAGTCCCGAACGTCCTTATCTGTGCATTCGCCTGGACATCGACCCGGCACAGATCTGCCGTCTGATCGCCGATGCCAGCCCTATCGGTGTACCGGTCCAGCGAGCCGGGCGTGGGCTGTTCCTGGACCGCATCGATGCGCCGCTGCTCGATGCGATGTTGCGCCTGCTACGGCTGTTGGACAGTCCGGATGATATCCCGACCTTGGCCCCCCTGGCCCAACAGGAGATTTTCTACCGGCTGCTGCGGGGTGCCCAAGGCCAGCGCTTGCACGAAATTGCGATTCCCGACACTCAGACCCATCGCATCAGCAGGGCCATCGAGTGGCTCAATACCCATTACGCCGAGCCGCTGAGCATCGACAGCCTCGCGCAAATGATCAACCTCAGCCCTTCGGCATTGCATCACCGGTTCAAGGCCGTGACCGCCATGAGCCCGCTGCAATACCAGAAACAACTGCGCCTGCAAGAAGCCCGACGGTTACTGTTGGCGGAGAACAGCGACGTTTCGTCAATCGGCTACAAGATGGGGTATGAAAGCCCCTCACAGTTCAGCCGCGAATACAGTCGTCTATTTGGCGCGTCACCGAGCAAGGACATAGCTCGTTTGCGTGCCCTGGCGCTGCAGGCCAGTAGCACCTGA
- a CDS encoding SRPBCC family protein, whose product MYSSDRIERKILLKAPRSQVWRALANAEAFGQWFGVALEGKRFVAGERTQGQITYPGYEHLIWDVAVERVEPERVFSFRWHPYAIEPQVDYSQESETRVQFELEDMDGGTLLKVVESGFNNIPEARRLKAFRMDSRGWDEQMANIEAFLSNA is encoded by the coding sequence ATGTATTCATCCGATCGCATTGAAAGAAAGATCCTGCTCAAGGCGCCGCGCTCTCAAGTCTGGCGTGCCCTGGCCAATGCTGAAGCCTTTGGCCAATGGTTTGGCGTCGCCCTTGAGGGCAAGCGGTTTGTGGCGGGCGAGCGTACGCAGGGACAGATCACTTATCCAGGTTATGAACACCTCATTTGGGACGTGGCGGTGGAGCGGGTCGAGCCCGAGCGGGTGTTCTCGTTTCGCTGGCATCCATACGCCATCGAGCCTCAGGTTGATTACTCTCAAGAGTCCGAAACACGGGTGCAATTCGAACTTGAAGACATGGATGGCGGCACCTTGCTGAAAGTGGTGGAGTCGGGGTTCAACAATATTCCTGAGGCGCGCCGACTCAAGGCCTTTCGCATGGACAGCCGTGGCTGGGACGAACAGATGGCTAACATTGAGGCGTTTCTGAGCAACGCCTGA
- a CDS encoding lysozyme inhibitor LprI family protein: MPPRLLLALTPLFFITAAQADDCANATTQGEMNQCAAKENKAADNELNSLYKQITARLKDNPEAKQMLVKAQRAWIGFRDAECNFSASGVEGGSVYPLIYSNCITAQTKARVEAFKTYLKCKEGDLSCPVPEA; the protein is encoded by the coding sequence ATGCCACCACGCTTGCTTCTGGCCCTCACACCGTTGTTTTTTATCACCGCGGCTCAAGCCGACGACTGCGCCAATGCTACTACTCAGGGTGAGATGAACCAGTGCGCGGCCAAAGAAAACAAGGCCGCCGACAACGAGCTGAACAGCCTTTATAAGCAAATCACAGCACGCCTGAAAGACAATCCCGAGGCCAAGCAAATGCTGGTCAAGGCACAACGGGCCTGGATCGGCTTCCGTGACGCCGAATGCAATTTCTCCGCGTCTGGAGTCGAGGGTGGCAGCGTCTATCCGCTGATCTACAGCAACTGCATCACAGCCCAGACCAAGGCTCGGGTCGAGGCATTCAAGACCTATCTCAAGTGCAAGGAGGGCGATTTGAGCTGCCCTGTACCCGAGGCCTAA